The Nitrospira sp. genome segment CGATATGGAACGGGCAGTTGACCGTCTGTATCAGGCCATGCAACGGCGCGAGGTCGTCTGTTTTTACGGCGATTATGATGTGGACGGCATGTCCGCGACGAGTATTTATCTTTCATTTTTCCGTGAGCTCGGCGCCGAAGTCCGAGCCTATGTCCCTCATCGCCTGCGTGAGGGATATGGTCTGAATGAGAACGCCGTTCGGATCTTGGCGAAGGAGGGTGTTTCTCTATTGGTAACGTCCGATTGCGGGACCACGTCGCATCGTGAGATCAGCCTTGCCAATCAATTGGGAATCGATGTCGTCGTGACCGACCACCATCAAAGCGACATGGAGATGCCGCCGGCTTTGGCGGTGATGAATCCGCATCGGTCCGAAGCGTGGTATCCCTTTCACGGGCTTTGTTCCGGTGGGCTTGCATACAAGGTTGCTCAGGCCTATGACAGAAAGTACGGTTCCGGTTCGGTGCCACTGGAGTCACTATTGGATCTGGTCGCGCTTGCGACGATCGCCGACGTGGTTCCGCTGCAAGATGAAAATCGACTATTCGTTCGAGAAGGTCTCGCTCAAATTTCACGAGGGGCGCGCTGCGGCATACGAGCCTTGAAGTATGTCGCCGGTATCAGTCGTGAATGCACGACGGAAACCGTCGCGTTTAAACTCGGGCCTCGACTTAATGCCGCAGGGCGATTAGATGAGGCTATCAAAGGGGTCAAACTTCTGACGACGGAATCTGAATGGGAAGCCAAAGAGTTGGCTGAAGATTTGGAACGGTTGAATCGAGCCCGCCGTGATCTCGAGGCCGAGATTCTACAGGAAGCGTTAGCTCAGGTGGAAGCACGGGAGTGGCCGGGCGGCATCGTGCTGTATGCACGAGGGTGGCATCTAGGGGTCGTCGGTATCGTGGCCGCCCGTATCATGGAGCGGTTCCATCGTCCGACGGTCGTCATCGCTGTGAATGAACAGGGTATTGGAAAAGGGTCCGCCCGGACCGTGCCCGGGTTCGACTTGTATCAGAGTTTAACAGCCTGTCGAGACTTGCTCATGGCATTCGGTGGCCATCCCAGCGCGGCAGGAATTACGATTCAGGAAGCAAGGCTGCCGGAATTTTTGGAACGATTTTCCGCCATCGCCGAGACATGGCTCCGAGAGACTCAAAGTGTTCCCATGCTGCATGTGGATTCAGAAGTTCTGCTGAACGACGTCACGTTGCAGCTGATTCGGGAGATCTGGACGTTGCATCCATTCGGGGCTGGAAATCCGGAGCCGACGTTCGCCGTCAAGGGTCTGGATGTTCTCAGCGCTCGAATGGTCGGAGAGAAGCATTTGAAGATGACGGTCCGCCAGGGAGGGTCGGTACCGTTTGATAGTATTGGATTCGGGATGAAATCGTTGGAGGAGTATGGATTGTCTCTCAAGACACCGATCGACATCGCGTTTACGCCGGAACTGAATCACTGGAACGGGTATGATCGGATTCAACTGCGCCTCCGAGATATACGGGCGGCAGGTTGTGAGTCATAGAAGATGTACGAAACCGTGACGAGTATCGACCAATTGTTGGATCGTTTGCAAGACTATCAGCCTGACGCTGATCTTGGCGTGGTACGGAAGGCGTATGAGTTTTCCGCGAGGGCGCATGAAGGACAAGTGCGTCGATCCGGAGAGCCCTATGTGAGGCATCCTCTGGCGGTGGCTGGGGTGTTGACGTCCTTGAAAACCGACGTCACCGCGGTTGTGGCCGGACTCTTACACGATACACTGGAAGATACGGTCGCGACGGCCGCGGAGCTTCAGCG includes the following:
- the recJ gene encoding single-stranded-DNA-specific exonuclease RecJ — encoded protein: MKSRLWVVRQVDPIQRGLLSQALSISSVTASLLLNRGVTNVDQATAWMSPLRTHDPFLIPDMERAVDRLYQAMQRREVVCFYGDYDVDGMSATSIYLSFFRELGAEVRAYVPHRLREGYGLNENAVRILAKEGVSLLVTSDCGTTSHREISLANQLGIDVVVTDHHQSDMEMPPALAVMNPHRSEAWYPFHGLCSGGLAYKVAQAYDRKYGSGSVPLESLLDLVALATIADVVPLQDENRLFVREGLAQISRGARCGIRALKYVAGISRECTTETVAFKLGPRLNAAGRLDEAIKGVKLLTTESEWEAKELAEDLERLNRARRDLEAEILQEALAQVEAREWPGGIVLYARGWHLGVVGIVAARIMERFHRPTVVIAVNEQGIGKGSARTVPGFDLYQSLTACRDLLMAFGGHPSAAGITIQEARLPEFLERFSAIAETWLRETQSVPMLHVDSEVLLNDVTLQLIREIWTLHPFGAGNPEPTFAVKGLDVLSARMVGEKHLKMTVRQGGSVPFDSIGFGMKSLEEYGLSLKTPIDIAFTPELNHWNGYDRIQLRLRDIRAAGCES